From Halostella salina, one genomic window encodes:
- a CDS encoding 4a-hydroxytetrahydrobiopterin dehydratase — MAELLSDEEIETQLPEEWHREGDEVVRTYEFDDYLRGVNFAQLVGEIAEAEFHHPEIRIGYKEVEVRFTSHEEGGITDQDVHMAELVESESGHEE, encoded by the coding sequence AGGAGATCGAGACACAGCTCCCCGAGGAGTGGCACCGTGAGGGCGACGAGGTCGTCCGGACCTACGAGTTCGACGACTACCTCCGCGGCGTCAACTTCGCACAGCTCGTCGGCGAGATCGCCGAGGCGGAGTTCCACCACCCCGAGATCCGGATCGGCTACAAGGAGGTCGAAGTTCGCTTCACCAGCCACGAGGAAGGCGGGATCACCGACCAGGACGTCCACATGGCGGAGCTGGTCGAGTCCGAGTCGGGCCACGAAGAGTAG
- a CDS encoding mechanosensitive ion channel family protein — MQPDHLLAAGVAVFQTGATEFVGAYQDDLRSVVVFLGTLVGVYLLGRIVLLPPLVRAVRARNPNNPTVVEAIELYLGVGFVVVGIPIAVQAAGLGGVAAGSGIVLAAATLALGVAGQEVIGNLVSGVFLVADPDFNVDDYIVWDETEGTVEEIDLRVTRVRTPGGEVVVVPNTMLTSTAITRPFARDRYRVEESLTVAYSEPIDEVRGMLLDVAAADPRTLDDPAPAVHVTELGGSAVEVTVWFWVGDPTDVDIASLRTEYRTEAKQRLLDAGVAVAPANPQDLSGRVTVETDDRPDDR; from the coding sequence GTGCAACCGGATCACCTCCTCGCGGCCGGAGTCGCCGTGTTCCAGACCGGGGCGACGGAGTTCGTCGGGGCGTATCAGGACGACCTCCGGAGCGTCGTTGTCTTCCTCGGGACGCTGGTGGGCGTGTACCTCCTCGGCCGGATCGTGCTGTTGCCGCCGCTCGTCCGGGCGGTTCGCGCCCGGAACCCGAACAATCCGACCGTGGTCGAGGCGATCGAACTCTACCTCGGGGTGGGCTTCGTCGTCGTCGGCATCCCCATCGCGGTTCAGGCGGCGGGGCTCGGCGGTGTCGCCGCCGGGTCGGGCATCGTTCTGGCCGCCGCGACGCTGGCGCTCGGCGTCGCCGGGCAGGAGGTGATCGGGAACCTCGTCAGCGGGGTGTTCCTCGTCGCCGACCCGGATTTCAACGTCGACGACTACATCGTGTGGGACGAGACGGAGGGGACGGTCGAGGAGATCGACCTCCGGGTCACCCGGGTGCGGACGCCCGGCGGCGAGGTCGTCGTCGTACCGAACACGATGCTGACGAGCACGGCGATCACCCGCCCGTTCGCGCGGGACCGGTACCGGGTCGAGGAATCGCTCACCGTGGCGTACTCCGAGCCCATCGACGAGGTCCGGGGGATGTTACTGGACGTTGCCGCCGCGGACCCACGGACCCTCGACGACCCGGCACCGGCGGTCCACGTCACGGAACTGGGCGGGTCGGCGGTCGAGGTGACGGTCTGGTTCTGGGTCGGCGACCCCACGGACGTCGACATCGCGAGCCTCCGGACGGAGTACCGAACCGAAGCCAAGCAGCGACTGCTCGACGCCGGCGTCGCCGTCGCGCCCGCGAACCCCCAGGACCTCTCGGGACGGGTCACGGTGGAGACGGACGACCGACCGGACGACAGGTGA
- a CDS encoding DUF7114 family protein has translation MEEAAMCRRAARDAVRDIGPERLRTVIDDLLADASMLPGALALLSARAADESVELDSVADRAAGVQLIYDGLRLTRELSREEPWADREDHTDPNLDVLAADVLVARGFYLLARTDAAGKAVETVRAFGRDETLARAPGADTVALDGSLERNVLELATTAGTTAVGIAPSAAALDTAAALFENREPPLPPAADALPDSPGDLGIGANATEGGGSDGVPQSASDR, from the coding sequence ATGGAAGAGGCCGCCATGTGCCGGCGCGCGGCCCGCGATGCCGTTCGGGACATCGGTCCCGAGCGCCTCCGGACCGTCATCGACGACCTGCTTGCCGACGCCTCGATGCTCCCCGGTGCGCTCGCGCTGCTGAGCGCGCGGGCCGCCGACGAGAGCGTCGAACTCGACAGCGTCGCCGACCGCGCGGCCGGCGTCCAGCTCATCTACGACGGGCTCCGGCTCACTCGCGAACTCTCGCGCGAGGAACCCTGGGCCGACCGCGAGGACCACACCGATCCGAACCTCGACGTGCTCGCCGCCGACGTGCTCGTCGCCCGCGGCTTCTACCTGCTCGCCAGGACCGACGCCGCCGGGAAAGCCGTCGAGACGGTCCGTGCGTTCGGTCGGGACGAGACGCTCGCCCGCGCTCCCGGGGCGGATACGGTCGCACTCGACGGCTCGCTCGAACGGAACGTGCTCGAACTGGCGACCACGGCCGGCACGACCGCGGTCGGCATCGCCCCCTCCGCCGCCGCGCTGGACACCGCGGCCGCGCTGTTCGAGAACCGCGAGCCGCCGCTCCCGCCGGCCGCGGACGCGCTACCGGACTCCCCCGGCGACCTCGGTATCGGTGCGAACGCGACCGAGGGTGGCGGCTCCGACGGCGTCCCACAGTCGGCCTCGGATCGCTGA
- a CDS encoding enoyl-CoA hydratase/isomerase family protein produces the protein MIESTADGRITTVTLARPERRNALTPAGLDELRAAVTDAATPVVSLRGAGEAFCAGADLNVVDELDGDGAAALARRGQRTATAIAESDSVVVAGVDGAARGGGMELALACDLRVATPAATFAEPGVEFGLFGAWGGTVRLPRIVDEGEAMDLALSGRVVDAAEAREMGLVSRVVEEPLAVAEEVAGNDPAALAAVKERLRDDADTGTREEREVAAFADLASNRRSRKG, from the coding sequence ATGATCGAATCGACTGCGGACGGCCGGATCACGACCGTCACGCTGGCCCGTCCGGAGCGGCGCAACGCCCTCACGCCGGCCGGCCTCGACGAGCTGCGAGCGGCCGTCACCGACGCCGCGACGCCCGTCGTCTCCCTCCGCGGGGCCGGCGAGGCGTTCTGCGCCGGGGCGGACCTGAACGTGGTCGATGAGCTGGACGGCGACGGGGCGGCGGCGCTGGCACGGCGCGGCCAGCGGACCGCGACCGCGATCGCGGAGAGCGACAGCGTCGTCGTGGCGGGGGTCGACGGGGCGGCCCGGGGCGGCGGGATGGAGCTGGCGCTGGCCTGCGACCTCCGGGTGGCGACGCCAGCGGCGACGTTCGCCGAGCCTGGCGTCGAGTTCGGCCTGTTCGGCGCGTGGGGCGGGACCGTTCGCCTCCCCCGAATCGTCGACGAGGGCGAGGCGATGGACCTGGCGCTCTCCGGGCGGGTCGTCGACGCCGCCGAAGCGCGGGAGATGGGGCTGGTGTCGCGCGTCGTCGAGGAGCCGCTGGCGGTCGCCGAGGAGGTTGCGGGCAACGACCCGGCCGCGCTCGCGGCCGTCAAAGAGCGTCTGCGCGACGACGCCGACACCGGGACGCGCGAGGAGCGCGAGGTCGCCGCCTTCGCCGACCTCGCCTCGAACCGCCGGAGTCGCAAGGGTTAG